In Natronococcus occultus SP4, the following proteins share a genomic window:
- the pyrI gene encoding aspartate carbamoyltransferase regulatory subunit, protein MSNDDRGDHELRVSKIRNGTVIDHIPGGQALNVLAILGIDGSEGEEISVGMNVPSDRLARKDILKVEDRELSQDEVDVLSLIAPDATINIVREFDVVEKHRVDRPAVVEGVLSCPNTGCITTGDEPVDSRFDVLDDGVRCEYCETIVREGIASLIET, encoded by the coding sequence ATGAGTAACGACGACCGCGGCGATCACGAGCTACGAGTCAGCAAGATCCGCAACGGGACCGTCATCGACCACATCCCGGGCGGCCAGGCGCTGAACGTGCTGGCGATCCTGGGAATCGACGGCAGCGAGGGCGAGGAGATCTCGGTCGGGATGAACGTCCCCTCCGATCGGCTCGCGCGCAAGGACATCCTCAAGGTCGAGGACCGGGAGCTGAGCCAGGACGAGGTCGACGTCCTCTCGCTGATCGCGCCCGACGCGACGATCAACATCGTTCGGGAGTTCGACGTCGTCGAGAAACACCGCGTCGACCGTCCCGCGGTCGTCGAGGGCGTCCTCTCCTGTCCCAACACGGGCTGTATCACCACCGGTGACGAGCCCGTCGACTCGCGGTTCGACGTCCTCGACGACGGCGTTCGCTGCGAGTACTGCGAGACGATCGTTCGCGAGGGGATCGCGTCGCTGATCGAGACCTGA
- a CDS encoding ABC transporter permease: MSADDVTASPTGRAGSDDDGTTDPGWASVGRGLDRLTRGVGIPALVGAVLLVYLVVPFVAFLAQVRSVDVSAALADPAVQEAIAASLLTAPISTAIATVLGVPLAYVLSRGSFPGKRLVEAAVLLPLVIPPVVGGAMLLTLVGRYTPIGAAAAAVGVPLTDSYAGIVLAQTFVAAPFLVVTARSGFDAVDPRLEEAARTLGRTPLESARLVSLPLARNAIAAGIVLTFVRAIGEFGATMMVAYNPRTIPTRIWVSYISHGLEAVIPIALALLAITLVVVGFVQFVVGSPNRF; encoded by the coding sequence GTGAGCGCCGACGACGTCACCGCGAGTCCCACGGGACGGGCCGGCTCCGACGACGACGGAACGACCGATCCGGGGTGGGCGTCGGTCGGCCGAGGGCTCGATCGGCTCACCAGGGGGGTTGGCATCCCCGCACTGGTCGGTGCGGTGTTGCTCGTGTATCTCGTCGTTCCGTTCGTGGCATTTCTCGCCCAGGTTCGGTCCGTCGACGTCTCGGCCGCGCTGGCCGACCCCGCGGTGCAGGAGGCGATCGCCGCCTCGCTGCTGACCGCGCCGATCTCGACGGCGATCGCGACCGTCCTTGGAGTCCCGCTGGCGTACGTGCTCTCGCGAGGCTCGTTTCCCGGCAAGCGCCTCGTCGAGGCTGCCGTCCTCCTGCCGCTGGTGATCCCGCCGGTGGTCGGCGGCGCGATGTTGTTGACCCTCGTCGGCAGGTACACCCCGATCGGCGCCGCCGCGGCCGCCGTCGGCGTCCCGCTGACAGATAGCTACGCGGGGATCGTCCTCGCTCAGACGTTCGTCGCCGCGCCGTTTCTCGTCGTGACCGCCCGTTCGGGCTTCGACGCCGTCGACCCGCGTCTCGAGGAGGCCGCGCGCACGCTGGGCCGAACCCCTCTCGAGAGCGCGCGGCTGGTCTCGCTCCCGCTGGCCCGGAACGCCATCGCCGCGGGGATCGTCCTCACGTTCGTCCGGGCGATCGGCGAGTTCGGCGCGACGATGATGGTCGCGTACAACCCGCGAACGATCCCGACCCGGATCTGGGTCTCGTACATCTCTCACGGCCTCGAGGCGGTGATCCCGATCGCGCTGGCACTGCTTGCGATCACGCTCGTCGTCGTCGGGTTTGTCCAGTTCGTCGTCGGCTCACCGAACCGGTTCTGA
- a CDS encoding DHH family phosphoesterase, producing MSTGVTISSISDYAILGCGSVGYAVAEELVEQGKDVVIIDRDESRVESLRDQDLDARTADIREPEAADLVAERDVVLILASDVEANKAAVEHIRSRNDESQFLVARASDPVSGDELSELGADIVINPSSVIAESALRALESGELEYNAEKLARLLESTDSRLAILTQDSPDPDSIASAAAMQAIANHLGIEADIVYLGDVGHQENRAFVNLLGIDLVQWDEIDDPGQYDTVALVDHATSSQMSLGVDIIIDHHEAEDAYDPEFVDIRPNMSSTSTIMTKYIQEFDMNVSEEVATALLYGIRAETLDFKRDTTPADLTAAAYLYPFANHDTLEQVESPSMSPETLDVLAEAITNRDVQGSHLVSNAGFVRDREALTQAAGHLLDLEGVTTTAVFGIADETIFLAGRSKDIRINIGKVLDDAYGEIGETAGHSTQASAEIPLGIFTGIEISEGTRDTLLELTEEAVKRTLFDAMGVDGSEGSNGN from the coding sequence ATGAGTACGGGGGTTACGATCTCGTCGATCTCGGACTACGCGATTCTCGGCTGCGGGAGCGTAGGGTACGCCGTCGCCGAGGAACTCGTCGAGCAGGGGAAAGACGTCGTAATCATCGACCGCGACGAGAGTCGCGTCGAATCCCTGCGCGACCAGGATCTCGACGCCCGCACGGCCGACATTCGCGAGCCCGAAGCCGCCGACCTCGTCGCCGAACGGGACGTCGTCCTGATTCTGGCCTCCGACGTCGAGGCCAACAAGGCCGCCGTCGAACACATCCGCTCGCGAAACGACGAGAGTCAGTTCCTCGTCGCGCGCGCGAGCGACCCCGTATCGGGCGACGAGCTCTCGGAACTCGGCGCCGACATCGTCATCAACCCCTCGTCGGTGATCGCCGAATCCGCGCTCCGGGCCCTGGAGTCGGGCGAACTGGAGTACAACGCCGAGAAGCTCGCCCGGCTGCTCGAGTCGACCGACTCGCGGCTGGCGATCCTCACCCAGGACAGCCCCGATCCCGACTCGATCGCCAGCGCGGCAGCCATGCAGGCGATCGCCAACCACCTCGGGATCGAGGCCGACATCGTCTACCTGGGCGACGTCGGCCACCAGGAAAACAGGGCGTTCGTCAACCTGCTGGGGATCGATCTGGTCCAGTGGGACGAGATCGACGACCCCGGCCAGTACGACACCGTCGCGCTGGTCGATCACGCGACCTCCTCCCAGATGAGCCTTGGCGTCGACATCATCATCGACCACCACGAGGCCGAGGACGCCTACGATCCCGAGTTCGTCGACATCAGGCCGAACATGTCCTCGACGTCGACGATCATGACGAAGTACATCCAGGAGTTCGACATGAACGTCTCCGAGGAGGTCGCCACCGCCTTGCTGTACGGCATCCGCGCGGAGACGCTGGATTTCAAACGCGACACGACCCCCGCCGATCTCACCGCTGCGGCCTACCTCTACCCGTTTGCCAACCACGACACCTTAGAGCAGGTCGAGTCGCCCTCGATGTCCCCCGAGACGCTTGACGTCCTCGCGGAGGCGATCACCAACCGGGACGTCCAGGGGAGCCACCTCGTCTCGAACGCCGGCTTCGTCCGCGACCGGGAGGCGCTGACCCAGGCCGCGGGCCACCTGCTGGATCTCGAGGGGGTGACCACGACCGCGGTCTTTGGCATCGCCGACGAGACGATCTTCCTGGCCGGTCGCTCGAAGGACATCCGCATCAACATCGGCAAGGTGTTAGACGACGCCTACGGCGAGATCGGCGAGACCGCGGGCCACTCGACGCAGGCAAGCGCCGAGATCCCGCTGGGGATCTTCACGGGGATCGAGATCTCCGAGGGGACTCGCGACACGCTGCTGGAGCTGACCGAAGAGGCGGTCAAGCGAACGCTGTTCGACGCGATGGGCGTCGACGGAAGCGAAGGATCGAACGGAAACTGA
- the mobB gene encoding molybdopterin-guanine dinucleotide biosynthesis protein B, producing the protein MRAVCLAGPSDSGKTTLVEKLVPRLAEAGRVATVKSIHHDIEIDTPGADTHRHRTAGAETVVGVTPELTIDITARGKEEPPREPDADYFETTDSELRALSRVLTRLDRRGYDVVLVEGFAEAPLPTILVGDRDPDAVGGEVVGRGRDDLATLVETVLALDPLEERSADGD; encoded by the coding sequence ATGAGAGCCGTCTGTCTCGCGGGCCCCAGCGACTCGGGGAAGACGACCCTCGTCGAGAAGCTCGTCCCCCGGCTGGCCGAGGCGGGACGGGTCGCGACCGTCAAGTCGATTCACCACGACATCGAGATCGACACGCCGGGTGCGGACACCCACCGCCACCGCACCGCGGGCGCCGAGACGGTCGTCGGGGTCACGCCCGAGCTGACCATCGACATCACCGCCCGCGGGAAGGAGGAGCCGCCCCGCGAGCCCGACGCCGACTACTTCGAGACCACCGATTCCGAACTCCGGGCGCTGTCGCGGGTGCTCACGCGCCTCGACCGTCGCGGCTACGACGTCGTCCTCGTCGAGGGGTTTGCCGAGGCACCGTTGCCGACGATCCTCGTCGGGGATCGTGACCCCGACGCAGTCGGCGGCGAGGTCGTCGGCCGAGGACGCGACGACCTCGCGACGCTCGTCGAGACGGTGCTGGCGCTCGACCCGCTCGAGGAGCGATCGGCTGACGGGGACTGA
- a CDS encoding RAD55 family ATPase, translating to MADRLRTGIDVLDRKLGGGLPTGSLVAYTATPASQSELPLYELTAARETRYLSTERPARAVRDALERSPAAVGDPRIDVLDDLEDATRAVDGLSDRAFLIVDPIDRLERNDVDAYVDFLATLKRRLLETDGAAVVHCLRGDAPANRTRTLHAADAVFELYTERAGGRLETTLTVPKFRDGGQPTGAITLELTGAVEIDTSRDIA from the coding sequence ATGGCCGATCGGCTCCGGACCGGGATCGACGTGCTGGATCGCAAGCTCGGGGGCGGGCTGCCGACGGGTTCGCTGGTCGCCTACACTGCGACCCCCGCGAGCCAGTCGGAGCTGCCACTCTACGAGCTGACCGCCGCTCGCGAGACTCGCTACCTGTCGACCGAGCGCCCGGCGCGGGCCGTTCGCGATGCCCTCGAGCGCTCGCCCGCCGCCGTCGGCGATCCGCGGATCGACGTCCTCGACGACCTCGAGGACGCCACGCGGGCCGTCGACGGGCTGTCCGACCGCGCGTTCCTGATCGTCGACCCGATCGATCGCCTCGAGCGAAACGACGTCGACGCCTACGTCGACTTTCTGGCCACCCTCAAGCGACGGCTGCTCGAGACCGACGGTGCGGCCGTCGTTCACTGCCTGCGCGGTGACGCGCCCGCCAACCGGACGCGAACGCTTCACGCCGCGGACGCCGTCTTCGAGCTCTACACCGAACGCGCCGGCGGTCGCCTCGAGACGACCCTGACGGTCCCGAAGTTCCGCGACGGGGGCCAGCCAACCGGGGCGATCACGCTCGAACTCACGGGGGCGGTCGAAATCGACACGAGCCGCGACATCGCCTGA
- a CDS encoding helix-turn-helix domain-containing protein, translating to MTSIADLEIPGEETGLGELFDAVPSLTCEVEQVITSSGHGLWLSGASQDEIEAALSEATAVDDYALISSDDDRWLYDVEFDPETVDPFELVLEENGTVLSASAAGGSWLLSVRVLEREDVSSLYERLVDHDVTPTIVRLFDVAEENHSQCGLTQRQYETLVAAIDHGYFEIPREVSMQELSEELDISHQALSERLRRAYRALVTSELNVAEEETTAPPVPSD from the coding sequence ATGACATCGATCGCGGACCTCGAGATTCCGGGCGAGGAAACCGGGCTGGGCGAGCTGTTCGACGCCGTTCCGTCGCTGACCTGCGAGGTGGAGCAAGTTATCACCTCGAGCGGCCACGGACTGTGGCTGTCGGGCGCCTCGCAGGACGAGATCGAAGCCGCGCTCTCGGAGGCGACCGCAGTCGACGACTACGCGCTGATCAGCAGCGACGACGACCGCTGGCTGTACGACGTCGAGTTCGATCCCGAGACCGTCGACCCCTTCGAGCTCGTCCTCGAGGAGAACGGCACCGTCCTCAGCGCGTCGGCCGCCGGTGGCTCCTGGCTCCTGAGTGTCCGCGTCCTCGAGCGCGAGGACGTCAGCTCGCTGTACGAGCGACTCGTCGACCACGACGTCACGCCGACGATCGTCCGGCTGTTCGACGTCGCCGAGGAGAACCACTCCCAGTGTGGCCTCACCCAGCGCCAGTACGAGACGCTGGTTGCGGCGATCGACCACGGCTACTTCGAGATCCCCCGAGAGGTCTCGATGCAGGAGCTCTCCGAAGAGCTCGATATCTCCCACCAGGCGCTCTCCGAGCGCCTGCGCCGTGCCTACCGGGCACTGGTCACGTCCGAGCTCAACGTCGCCGAGGAGGAGACGACCGCCCCGCCGGTTCCGTCCGACTAA
- the pyrB gene encoding aspartate carbamoyltransferase: MRHDHVITSKHLSRADIETVLDRAAEIAADPSAVADRHAGALLGLLFFEPSTRTKMSFETAMKRLGGDVVDMGSVESSSVKKGETLADTVRVIEGYADALVLRHPKEGAATMASEFVDVPLLNAGDGAGQHPTQTLLDLYTIRENAGLDDLTIGIMGDLKYGRTVHSLAYALSNFDTRQHFISPESLQLPREVVYDLHQQQGGRAQLREHETLEDVLPELDVLYVTRIQRERFPDESEYRKVAGEYQIDTETLEDAGDDLTVMHPLPRVDEIAPEIDDTDYAAYFEQAHNGVPVRMALLDLLLSTDGGGGDE; the protein is encoded by the coding sequence ATGCGCCACGACCACGTGATCACCAGCAAACACCTCTCGCGGGCCGACATCGAGACCGTCCTCGACCGGGCCGCCGAGATCGCCGCCGATCCGTCGGCCGTCGCGGATCGCCACGCCGGGGCGTTGCTCGGACTGCTCTTTTTCGAGCCCAGCACGCGAACGAAGATGAGCTTCGAGACCGCGATGAAACGCCTGGGTGGCGACGTCGTCGACATGGGCTCGGTCGAGTCCTCGAGCGTCAAAAAGGGCGAGACCCTCGCCGACACTGTCCGGGTCATCGAGGGGTACGCCGACGCGCTCGTTTTGCGCCACCCCAAGGAGGGTGCGGCGACGATGGCAAGCGAGTTCGTCGACGTCCCGCTTTTGAACGCCGGCGACGGGGCCGGACAGCACCCGACCCAGACCCTGCTCGATCTGTACACGATCCGCGAGAACGCCGGGCTCGACGACCTGACGATCGGAATTATGGGGGACCTGAAGTACGGCCGGACCGTCCACTCGCTGGCCTACGCGCTCTCGAACTTCGACACCCGTCAACACTTCATCAGCCCGGAGAGCCTGCAGCTCCCTCGGGAGGTCGTCTACGACCTCCACCAGCAACAGGGCGGTCGGGCACAGCTCCGCGAACACGAGACCCTCGAGGACGTCCTGCCCGAGCTGGACGTCCTCTACGTGACCCGGATCCAGCGCGAGCGGTTCCCCGACGAGTCGGAGTACCGGAAGGTCGCAGGCGAGTACCAGATCGATACGGAGACGCTCGAGGACGCGGGCGACGACCTGACGGTAATGCACCCGCTCCCGCGAGTCGACGAGATCGCACCCGAGATCGACGACACCGACTACGCCGCGTACTTCGAGCAGGCCCACAACGGCGTTCCGGTCCGGATGGCGCTGCTCGATTTGCTCCTGAGCACGGACGGAGGTGGTGGCGATGAGTAA
- a CDS encoding type II toxin-antitoxin system VapC family toxin has protein sequence MSDSYLFDASSLVDIVLGTGGVDVDIDVLFDEHILDLTKYEAGNAVWKNGITHDNLSDDEIADAVELIDDLKYELEIEEAPGNGLEWTMRVAERNGLTFYDASYLAAAELNDLKLITEDGPLEDAAKEQDIPVGSISDLK, from the coding sequence GTGTCGGACTCCTATTTGTTTGATGCGAGCTCCCTCGTCGATATCGTCCTCGGAACGGGAGGCGTGGACGTCGATATTGACGTCTTATTCGATGAGCACATCCTGGATTTGACGAAGTACGAAGCCGGGAACGCGGTATGGAAAAATGGTATTACTCATGATAATTTGAGTGACGATGAGATCGCAGACGCAGTCGAGCTTATCGATGACCTCAAATACGAGCTCGAGATCGAGGAGGCTCCCGGGAACGGGCTCGAATGGACAATGCGTGTCGCTGAGCGCAACGGGTTGACATTTTATGACGCATCATATCTTGCTGCTGCGGAACTCAACGATCTCAAGCTGATCACCGAGGATGGGCCTCTCGAGGATGCAGCGAAGGAACAAGATATTCCTGTCGGGTCGATATCTGATCTGAAGTGA
- a CDS encoding enoyl-CoA hydratase/isomerase family protein, whose translation MHVDSDDGVLEIRFDRPGVLNAMSQTAATELAETIEQAEPDEHHAVVITGEGDAFSAGGDIEAMAEPPSPPRESYEEVTETFGRVVEAMLESRVPIVAKVNGDAIGAGLAVVALSDIAYASEDATFSCAFVRVGLIPDTGGTFMLPHIVGLRAAKKLAFTGEFFDAERAADLELVNEAVPAAELDDRVEETVDRLGRRPTDVIGMTKQALHENMARHWREAVDYENTLQVQARGSESHEEGVAAFLEGRKPEFDE comes from the coding sequence ATGCACGTCGACAGCGACGACGGCGTCCTCGAGATCAGGTTCGACCGACCGGGCGTTCTCAACGCGATGAGCCAGACGGCCGCGACGGAGCTGGCCGAGACGATCGAGCAGGCCGAGCCGGACGAGCACCACGCGGTCGTCATCACCGGTGAGGGTGACGCGTTCAGCGCCGGCGGAGATATCGAAGCGATGGCCGAGCCGCCCAGCCCTCCGCGGGAGTCCTACGAGGAGGTCACCGAGACGTTCGGACGGGTGGTCGAGGCGATGCTCGAGTCGCGCGTGCCGATCGTCGCGAAGGTAAACGGCGACGCGATCGGTGCGGGGCTGGCCGTCGTCGCCCTCTCGGATATCGCCTACGCGAGCGAGGACGCCACCTTCTCCTGTGCGTTCGTCAGGGTCGGGCTCATTCCCGACACCGGCGGCACGTTCATGCTGCCCCACATCGTCGGCCTGCGGGCGGCGAAGAAGCTCGCGTTCACCGGGGAGTTCTTCGACGCCGAGCGGGCGGCCGACCTCGAACTGGTCAACGAAGCCGTTCCCGCGGCGGAGCTCGACGACCGTGTAGAAGAGACCGTCGACCGACTCGGACGGCGACCGACCGACGTGATCGGGATGACCAAGCAAGCCCTCCACGAAAACATGGCTCGCCACTGGCGGGAGGCCGTCGACTACGAGAACACCCTGCAGGTCCAGGCCCGCGGTTCGGAGTCCCACGAGGAGGGGGTCGCGGCGTTTCTCGAGGGGCGTAAACCCGAGTTCGACGAGTAG
- a CDS encoding extracellular solute-binding protein — translation MRGDDDRSTASRRAVVAAIGGLGLGAGCLGSDDRVQILSAGSLAVVLEDHVGPAFEEETGIAYEGEYHGANAVMRMVEDGSKHPDVVISADVELLRDRLYPDHADWDVEFAANEVGIAYTPETEPGARLEDGDPWYDVLEDADEGELAISDPDLDPLGYRAVHLFELAEREYGLDGFRDAMVERAYHEPNEPQLLSGIEAGNRACAVAYRNMAVDHDVPFLELPDAYNFGTPEYADRYAEASYTTDEGYETKGSPTVYNATVRRDADRAEVGQQFLSFLLENRTLLEEQGLRRGESLPRAHGELPEGIEP, via the coding sequence ATGCGCGGAGACGACGATCGATCGACCGCGAGCCGGCGGGCGGTGGTGGCCGCGATCGGCGGGCTCGGGCTCGGGGCGGGCTGTCTCGGCAGTGACGACCGGGTGCAGATCCTCTCGGCGGGGAGCCTGGCGGTCGTCCTCGAGGACCACGTCGGTCCGGCCTTCGAGGAGGAAACCGGGATCGCCTACGAGGGCGAGTACCACGGCGCGAACGCCGTCATGCGGATGGTCGAGGACGGATCGAAACACCCCGACGTCGTGATCAGCGCCGACGTCGAACTGCTCCGGGATCGGCTCTACCCCGACCACGCCGACTGGGACGTCGAGTTCGCGGCAAACGAGGTCGGGATCGCCTACACTCCCGAGACCGAGCCGGGCGCGCGGCTCGAGGACGGCGATCCGTGGTACGACGTTCTCGAGGACGCCGACGAGGGGGAGCTCGCGATCAGCGATCCCGACCTGGATCCGCTGGGGTACCGGGCGGTCCATCTCTTCGAGCTGGCCGAACGCGAGTACGGCCTCGATGGGTTTCGCGACGCGATGGTCGAGCGGGCCTACCATGAGCCCAACGAGCCACAGCTGCTGTCGGGAATCGAGGCCGGAAACCGGGCCTGCGCGGTCGCGTACCGGAATATGGCCGTCGACCACGACGTCCCCTTCCTCGAGCTGCCCGACGCCTACAACTTTGGGACCCCGGAGTACGCCGACCGGTACGCCGAGGCGAGCTACACCACCGACGAGGGGTACGAGACGAAGGGGTCGCCGACGGTGTACAACGCGACGGTGCGACGCGATGCCGACCGCGCCGAGGTCGGCCAGCAGTTCCTCTCGTTTCTCCTCGAGAACCGGACGCTGCTCGAGGAGCAGGGACTCCGGCGAGGGGAGTCGCTCCCGCGGGCACACGGCGAACTGCCGGAGGGAATCGAGCCGTGA
- a CDS encoding PRC-barrel domain-containing protein: MDDTHQEVTSLVGREVYSNNGVFVGEVEDLKLNISEQTIEGLALGNLNAELFQEEVNAGQGVIVPYRWVRSVGDVILINDVVERVRDPDEEESDEIVA, encoded by the coding sequence ATGGACGACACTCACCAGGAGGTTACCTCGCTCGTCGGCCGCGAGGTCTACTCGAACAACGGCGTCTTCGTCGGCGAGGTCGAGGATCTCAAACTCAACATCAGCGAACAGACCATCGAGGGGCTCGCGCTCGGCAACCTCAACGCGGAGCTGTTCCAGGAGGAGGTCAACGCGGGACAGGGCGTGATCGTCCCCTACCGCTGGGTGCGGTCGGTCGGGGACGTCATCCTGATCAACGACGTCGTCGAGCGCGTCCGCGACCCCGACGAGGAAGAATCCGACGAGATCGTCGCCTGA
- a CDS encoding extracellular solute-binding protein yields MEQRVATRRTALATIGGTAIGLTAGCLGGTDDQDVLGDPEYVEGRPDPGGVSMEELPDLSGELTVYSGRSEPRIGELMEHVESKYDDFSLEVRYDDTADLVGAIEAEDETPADVFYGSETQSMTDLKDDGYTVELSGDVLDHVDEGSRDPDGHWIGFTRRYRAVAYNTEAYDADDLPEDIFAYAEDDRFAGDIMWPPDQGSTQAFLTAMIVIHGEDEAREWVETLTNDQDAEISPGGDSGLAQAVTDGEVSVGLTNHYTLADSPGEAYDIAFTSDDAGAMYNVTGGAVMADSDDQSTAEAFVEHLVSAEAQEYFATTTWEYPTVDGVEPIEEVPSTDEFEPPEFDLNELAEPEPAQEILRDVGVPF; encoded by the coding sequence ATGGAACAACGGGTGGCGACGCGACGCACCGCGCTCGCGACGATCGGGGGCACCGCGATCGGACTGACGGCCGGCTGTCTCGGCGGGACCGACGACCAGGACGTCCTCGGCGATCCGGAGTACGTGGAAGGGCGGCCGGATCCCGGCGGGGTATCGATGGAGGAACTACCCGATCTGAGCGGAGAGCTGACGGTGTACTCGGGCCGGAGCGAACCGCGAATCGGCGAGCTGATGGAACACGTCGAATCGAAATACGACGACTTCTCGCTGGAGGTGCGCTACGACGACACCGCCGATCTCGTCGGCGCGATCGAGGCCGAGGACGAGACGCCGGCGGACGTCTTCTACGGGAGCGAGACCCAGTCGATGACCGACCTGAAAGACGACGGGTACACGGTCGAGCTCTCGGGGGACGTCCTCGATCACGTCGACGAGGGGTCCCGGGATCCCGACGGTCACTGGATCGGGTTCACCAGGCGGTATCGGGCGGTCGCATACAACACCGAGGCCTACGACGCCGACGACCTGCCCGAGGACATCTTCGCGTACGCCGAGGACGACCGCTTCGCCGGCGACATCATGTGGCCTCCCGATCAGGGGTCGACGCAGGCGTTTCTGACGGCGATGATCGTCATCCACGGCGAGGACGAGGCCCGAGAGTGGGTCGAGACCCTGACGAACGACCAGGACGCCGAGATCTCCCCCGGCGGAGACAGCGGGCTGGCGCAGGCGGTCACCGACGGCGAGGTCAGCGTCGGGCTCACTAACCACTACACGCTCGCGGATAGTCCGGGCGAGGCCTACGACATCGCGTTTACGAGCGACGACGCCGGCGCGATGTACAACGTCACCGGGGGAGCCGTCATGGCCGACAGCGACGACCAGTCGACGGCGGAGGCGTTCGTCGAACATCTCGTCTCGGCGGAGGCCCAGGAATATTTCGCAACGACGACCTGGGAGTATCCGACGGTCGACGGCGTCGAGCCGATCGAGGAGGTGCCGTCGACCGACGAGTTCGAACCCCCCGAGTTCGATCTCAACGAGCTGGCCGAGCCCGAACCGGCCCAGGAGATCCTGCGGGACGTGGGCGTGCCGTTCTGA
- a CDS encoding phosphotransacetylase family protein codes for MTDTDTDTETESTADSSVQPILVASLAESTGKTAIALALARLAHEDGDSVGYMKPKGTRLQSNVGKTLDEDPMLARELLDLDAEMHDLEPVVYSPTFVEQAIRGREQPAEIRERVREAFDSLAADHDRMLLEGGGSYEVGEIIELADADLAELLDARVVLVAPYEVPGDADDVLAAARTFGDRLEGVIFNDVSEAAYDGLETDVVPFLEGRGVTVHGVIPSERTLAGVTVAELAEELGASTLVDAGDDAYVERFTVGAMGADSALRHFRRTKDAAVITGGDRAEVHTAALEAPGVRCLILTGGHRPSGAIVGQATEKGMPILSVQTDTLTTVERAEDVIRSGRTRDAETVERMERLLTNHTAVEELLAE; via the coding sequence ATGACTGACACCGACACCGACACCGAGACCGAATCGACCGCCGACAGCTCCGTCCAGCCGATCCTCGTCGCCTCGCTCGCGGAGAGCACCGGCAAGACGGCGATCGCGCTGGCGCTGGCTCGCCTCGCCCACGAGGACGGCGACAGCGTCGGCTACATGAAGCCGAAGGGGACCCGCCTGCAGAGCAACGTCGGCAAGACCTTAGACGAGGACCCGATGCTCGCCCGGGAGCTGCTCGACCTCGACGCGGAGATGCACGACCTCGAGCCCGTCGTCTACTCGCCGACGTTCGTCGAGCAGGCGATCCGTGGCCGCGAACAGCCCGCGGAGATCCGCGAGCGCGTCCGGGAGGCGTTCGACTCGCTCGCCGCCGATCACGATCGGATGCTCCTCGAGGGCGGTGGCAGCTACGAGGTCGGCGAAATCATCGAGCTCGCCGACGCCGATCTGGCCGAGCTGCTCGACGCCCGAGTGGTGCTGGTCGCACCCTACGAGGTGCCCGGCGACGCCGACGACGTGCTGGCGGCCGCCCGAACCTTCGGCGACCGCCTCGAGGGTGTCATCTTCAACGACGTCTCCGAGGCGGCCTACGACGGGCTCGAGACCGACGTCGTCCCCTTCCTTGAGGGACGCGGCGTCACGGTCCACGGGGTTATCCCGAGCGAACGAACCCTCGCGGGCGTCACCGTCGCCGAGCTCGCGGAGGAGCTGGGCGCGTCGACGCTCGTCGACGCCGGGGACGACGCCTACGTCGAACGCTTTACCGTCGGGGCGATGGGCGCCGACAGCGCCCTGCGACACTTCCGGCGGACGAAAGACGCCGCGGTCATCACCGGCGGCGACCGCGCCGAGGTCCATACGGCCGCCCTCGAAGCACCCGGCGTCCGCTGTCTCATCCTCACGGGCGGGCACCGTCCGTCCGGAGCGATCGTCGGCCAGGCTACCGAGAAAGGGATGCCGATCCTCTCGGTCCAGACGGATACGCTGACGACAGTCGAACGCGCCGAGGACGTCATCAGAAGCGGGCGGACGCGTGACGCCGAGACCGTCGAGCGGATGGAACGGCTGCTGACCAACCACACGGCCGTCGAGGAACTTCTGGCGGAGTGA